The nucleotide window GAACGGGTCCTGCACCCGGCGCGCGATCCGGAAGCCGGTGTACGCCAGCACCGCGAACAGCGCCAGGATGACCACGCAGCCGACGACGCCCAGCTCCTCGGCGACCACGGCGTAGATGAAGTCGTTGTCCGCGGCGGGCAGCCAGTTCCACTTCAGGGCGCCCTTGCCCAGCCCGACGCCGAACCAGCCGCCCTCGTGGATCGCCGAGCGGCCCTGTAGCAGCTGGTAGCAGGGGCCGAGGGAGCACTCGTCCGGCGGCCGCAGGAACGTCGTCAGGCGCAGCAGCCGGTAGTTTTCCTCGCCCTCGGCGCCGGATCCCGCGCCGCGGGACGCGGCGGCGATGAGCAGCCCGATGCCGGAGAAGCCGAGCACGCCCAGCGCCGCGAAGACCCGCAGCCGCACGCCGGCCGCCCAGAGCAGGCCGATGATCAGCGCGAGCACCACCAGCATGGTGCCGAGGTCGTTGTATCCGACAAGCACGAAGAGCAGGCCGACGATCGGGAACAGCGGCATGGCCAGCTCGCGCCAGTAGCCGAGGGACGCGCCCTTGCGGGCGATGATGTCGGCGCCCCAGAGCACCACGCCGAGCTTCGCGAACTCCGACGGCTGCACGCCGACCGGGCCGACGTAGAGCCAGAGCAGCTCGGCGTGCACCGGGCCGAGCCGCGGCTTGTCGACCAGGTCGACCGCCTTGAGCGCCATCAGCAGGTCGAGGACGGCGAGCAGCACGACGGCCAGGCCCAGCACGTACTTACCGAGGAAGCGCAGCGTGCCGGAGGGCAGGCGCTGGAAGACCCAGAAGCCGAACAGCCCGAGCGCGGCGAAGAGCAGCTGGTTGCGGATCGCGGAGAAGGCGTTGCCGTCCTCCGCGTACGCCTTGACGCTGGTCGCCGAGAAGACCATGGTCAGGCCGATCAGCAGCAGCAGGCCGGAGCTGGCGATCAGCAGGTAGTAGGAGGAGAGCGGCCGGGCCAGCAGCCCGTGCACCGCCGGCAGCAGCTGCTGGCTGAGCGATCTCGGCCTGGCCGCGGGCGCGGTGGCGGCCGGCGACACGATGACCGTGGGCCGGGCGTCGGGCTTCTCCTCCCCCATGTGCACCATCATGGTGGCGCGACACGCCTGCCCCGGGATGCGGCGCTGGCGTGTCGCGAGAGATCTATCCCATCACCGCGAGGAAGTCGCTGTAGAACAGGCCGAGGCCGATGGCGGTGCAGATGCCGGCGACGATCCAGAACCGGACCACGATGTTGACCTCGCTCCAGCCCGCCAGCTCGAAGTGGTGTTGCAGCGGCGACATCCGGAAGACCCGCTTGCCGGTGGTCTTGAACGAGATGATCTGAATGACCACCGACATCGTGATGATGACGAACAGGCCGCCGATGATGATCGACAGCAGCGTCGTGCGGGTCGCCATGGCGAGGCCGCCGATCAGGCCGCCGAGGCCCAGCGCGCCGGTGTCGCCCATGAAGATCCGGGCCGGCGACGTGTTCCACCAGAGGAAGCCGACGCAGGCGCCGGCCGCCGCGGCCGCGATCAGCGCCACCTCGAGCGGATCGCGCACCTGGTAGCAGTAGTCCGCGGTCCTGGCGTAGGTGTCGTCACCGCACCAGTGCCGGTACTGCCAGAAGCCGATCAGCGAGTAGGCGCCGAGCACCAGGATCGAGGCGCCGGTCGCCAGCCCGTCGAGGCCGTCGGTCAGGTTGACGCCGTTGGACATCGCCATGATGACGAAGACGAAGATCAGCACCGAGCCGACCTTGCCGACGTCGAGGAAGCTGATGTCGCGGATGAACGAGATGTGCTCGCTCGCCACGGTCTGCTTGTTGGTGCTCGGCACGTACAGGGCGGCGATGCCCAGGCCGCCGCCGACCAGTAGCTGGCCGAGCAGCTTGCCCTTCGCGCTCAGGCCGCCGGAGTGGCGCTTGCGGACCTTGAGGAAGTCGTCGAGGAAGCCGACCGCGCCGCAGAAGACGAAGAGCCCGAGCAGGACCAGCGCCGTCATCGTCGGCTGCACCTGGGCGATCTGCTCGGTCGGCAGCGTGGTCAGGGCGATGTGCCCGGCGACGTACGCCAGGACGGTCGCGACGATGAACGCCACGCCGCCCATCGTCGGCGTACCCTTCTTGCCCTGGTGGGAGGCGGGACCGAGCGTGCGGATCGGCTGCCCGGCCTTCAGCGCGGTGAACACGCGGATGGCGACCGGGGTGCCGAACAGCGAGATGATGAACGCGACCGCGGCCGCGACGATGACTGCCCTCACGGGCCTACCTCCTCGCCGGCCGCATCCGCGCGGAGCGCGTCGGCCACTTCCCACGTGCGGTACCGCGAACCCTTGACCAGCACCACGTCGCCCGGCCGCAGGTCGGCCCGCAGCACCGCGACGGCCTCGGCCTGATCGGCCGCGAGCACGGCCTCGCCCTTCCAGGCGGGCTCCGTTGCCGCGCCGGCGAGGATCGGGGCGGCGTTGCCGGCGACCGCGATCAGCCGGTCGACGCCGAGCACGGCCGCGAGCCGGCCGACCTCCTGGTGGCCGGCGGCGTCGTGCTCGCCGAGCTCGGCCATGTAGCCGAGCACGGCGACGGTGCGCCGCCCCTGCCCCAGCGCCGCGAGCGCGTGCAGCGCCGCGGCGGTCGACGACGGGTTCGCGTTGTAGGAGTCGTCGATGACCGTCACGCCGTCGGCCCGGTCGAAGACGTCCATCCGGCGGCCGGAGACGATGCCGACCTCGCCGAGCGCGGCGGCGACGGCGGCGGGCGCCATCCCGGCCTCGAGCGCGACGGCCGCGGCGGCGAGGGTGTTGCCGACCTGGTGGCGGCCGGTCACCGCCAGCCGCACCGGCGCCGACCCGGCGGGCGTGACAAGCGTGTACGCCGCCCGCCCGCGATCGTCCAGCGTCACGTCGACGGCCCGCACCGTTGCCTCGGCCGCCTCGCCCACCGACACGACCCGGGCCGATGTGCGTGCGGCCATCGCGGCGACCAGCGGGTCGTCGGCGTTGAGCACCGCGACGCCGTCCTCGCTCAGCGCCTCGACCAGCTCACCCTTGGCCCGCGCGGTGCCCTCGACCGAGCCGAACTCGCCGATGTGCGCGGCGCCGACGTTGAGCACCACGCCGATCCGCGGCCCGGCCATGTCGGTGAGGTAGCGGATGTGCCCGATCCCGCGGGCGCCCATCTCGAGCACCAGGAACCGGGTCGCGGTGGTCGCCTTCAGCACCGTGTAGGGGAAGCCGAGCTCGTTGTTGAGCGATCCGGCCGGCGCGACGGTCTCGCCGAGGCGGCCGAGCAGCTGCCCGATGTAGTCCTTTGTCGTGGTCTTGCCGGACGAGCCGGTCAGCCCGACGATGGTCAGCTCCGGCAGCCGGCTCACCACCACGCTCGCCAGCGCGGCCAGCGCGCGCAGCGGATCCTCGACGACGATGCCGGGCCGGCCCGTGTCCCGGGTGCCGAGCACCCCGGCCGCGCCGGCCTCGATCGCGGCGCCGGCGAAGTCGTGCCCGTCCACCTTCTCGCCGGCGAACGCCACGAAGAGCCCGCCGGGTAGCAGCGCACGGTTGTCGTACTCGACCGGCCCGGTGACCACCGCGGCCGGGTCGGCGTTGACGAGCCGCCCGCCGGTGATCGCGGCGATCTCGTCCAAAGTCATGCGGATCAAGCGGCACCGTCCGGGCGTGCGGCCAGCGCCGCGGTCAGCTCGATCCGGTCGTCGAACGGCAGCACCTGGCCGTTCACCTCCTGGCCACGCTCGTGTCCCTTGCCCAGCACGGCGACGACGTCACCGGGGCCGGCCAGCCGTACCGCCTCGTCGATGGCGGCACGGCGGCCCGCCACCTCGATGATCTTCGCCGGTCCGCCGGCGCCCTCGGCGCCCTGCCGGACCGCCGCGCGGATCCCGGCCGGGTCCTCGGTGCGCGGGTTGTCGTCGGTGACGATGACCAGGTCGCTGCCGCGGGCCGCGGCCGCACCCATCAGCGGGCGCTTGCCCGTGTCGCGGTCGCCGCCCGCGCCGATGACGCAGATCAGGCGGCCATGGCGGGCCGTGGCCAGCTCGCGCAGCGCGGCGAGGGCGGCGACGATCGCGTCCGGCTTGTGCGCGTAGTCGACGACGCCGAACACCTCGCCCGGCGAGTCGACCCGCTCGAGCCGGCCCGGCACGCCCTTGCAGGCGGCGATGCCGTCGGCGGCGACCTGCGGGTCGATGCCGGCGGCCGTCAGCGAGGCGAGGGCGAGCAGCGCGTTGGCGACGTTGTGCCGGCCGGGCAGCGCCACGCCCGCACGCACGGCGCCGCCGGGGCCGTGCGCGGTGAAGGTCTGTCCGAAGGCGTCGCCGGCGATGTCGCTCGCCGACCAGGTCGCGGACCGGTCGCCGGCCGCGGAGTAGGTGAGGGTGGCGGGCCGGCGCAGCGGCGCGAGCGCCGGCTCGTCGGCGTTGAGCACCTCGGCGCGGCAGCGGCCGTCGAAGAGCTTCGCCTTGGCCGCGAAGTAGTCCTCGGCGTCGGCGTGGAAGTCGAGGTGGTCGAGGCCGAAGTTGGTGTAGCCGCCGACGGCGAAGCGGACACCGCCGACGCGGCCCATTGCCAGCGCGTGGCTGGACACCTCCATCACGACCGCGGTGACACCGCGCTCGAGCGCGGCGGCCAGGATCGCGTGCAGGTCGGTGGCCTCGGGCGTGGTCCGCACGCTCCGCACGACCAGGTCGCCGAGGCGGGTCTCGACCGTGCCGATCAGGCCGGTGGTCAGCCCGGCGGCCCGCAGCCCCGACTCGACCAGGTACGCCGTCGAGGTCTTGCCCGCCGTACCGGTGAGGCCGATGACGGTGAGCCGCTCCGTGGGGTCGCCGTAGATCCGCGAGGCGGCCACGCCGAGCACCTCGCGGGGGTCGTCGGCGACGAGCACCGGCAGCCCGGCGGCGACGGCGGCGTCGCGGCCGGCGGGGTCGGTCAGCACGGCGACCGCGCCCGCCTCGGCGGCGGCCGCGACGAACTCGGCGCCGTGGCGCCGGGCGCCCGGCAGCGCGGCGTAGAGATCGCCGGGGCGGACCTCATTGCTGGCGTGGGTCACGCCGGTGACCTCGACGTCCCCGCCGGTCAGCCGAGCACCGATCAGGGCTGCGAGGTCGGCCAGTCCGCGGGGACGGACGGTCTGGGGACGGGGAATGCCGGACACGGCGTCAGACCCTACCCGGTGCCTGGGATCCGACTGCGAACGCCATCGGTGCGGCTACTGCTTGAGCTTGAAGGTCGGCGGATCGGTACCCGACGGCGGGACCAGGTGGTGCCGCAGCGCGGAGGCCATCATCTCGCTGAAGGCCGGCGCGGCCACGTCGCCGCCGGTGCCGTCGGGCACGTCGGCGAACACGCCGATCACGAAGCGCGGGTTGTCGGCCGGCGCCATGCCGATGAACGAGCCCGCGTTGTGCTTGGTGTACTGCCCCTCGACCAGCATCTTTCCGGTTCCGGTCTTGCCGGAGACCCGGTAGCCCGCGACCGCGGCCCGGCCGCCGGTGCCGCCCTTGGCATCGACGACGGACTCCATCATCGTGCGCAGCTGGCTCGCCACCTCGGGGCTGAGCACCTCACGGGTCACCGGCGGGGGCGCCGGGGTGACCGAGCCGTCCTTGCCCGAGATGGTGGCCTTGATGAGCCGCGGCTGGATGTAGGTGCCGTTGTTCGCGATCGCCGCGTAGCCGGCCGCCATCTGGATCAGCGTGGCGTCGACGCTCATGCCGATCGGCACCGAGCCCCACGCCGAGCCACTCCACTCGTCCGGGGTCAGCAACCGGCCGCCAGCCTCGCCCGGCATACCCTCGTTCGTGGCCTCGCCGAGGCCGAACCGGCGCTGGTACTCGTACAGCTTCTCCTTGCCCAGCTTCTGGGCGATGCGGATGGTGCCGATGTTCGACGAGTAGGCGAGCACGCCGGGGATGGTCAGCTTGGTGCCGGCCTCGAACCGGTGCGTGTCCGCGAACGGCTTGCCGCCCAGTATCAGCCCCGGGCCCACCGTGACGGTGGAGTCGGGCGTGATGACGCCCTCCTGGAGGGCGGCGCCGATGGTGAAGGCCTTGTGCGTCGAGCCCGGGTCGGCGATGACGCTGCTCGCGACGTCCTCGCGCTCGGTCGGCTTGAAGTCGAAGGGCTTCGCCGCGTTGTACGGCGGGTAGCTGGCCTGCGCCAGCACCTCGCCGTTGCGCACGTCGATGACGACCGCGGCGCCGATGGTGGCGTTCACCCGCTCCATCTGCCGGCTCAGGATGCGCTGCACCTCGAACTGGAGGTCGCGCTCGATGGTCAGCTGGATCGACGAACCGGGCGCGGCCGGCCGGTACGAGCTGTAGCCGCCCGGGATCTCCTTGGCCAGCATGCCCTTGTTGACGTCGGGGTTGCCGCGCTCGAAGACCCGCTTGCCGTCGGTGCCGCGCAGCAGGTCGTCGTAGCGGGCCTCGATGCCCTCCAGGCCGAAGTGGTCCTCGCCGGTGAAGCCGATCAGGTTCGCCGCCAGGTCGGCGCCGGGCACGTCGCGGCGCTCGTCGCGGTCGGAGCCGATGCCGGGCAGCTTCATGCCGGTGATCCGGTCCGCCACCGCGATGTCGACGCCGCGGGCGAGGTACTCGAAGCGGGACGCGCCGCCGCCGGGGCGCTTCTTCTTCGCCATCAGCGCGACCAGCCGCGACGACGGGACGCCGAGCAGCGGGGACAGCTTCGCCGCCGTGGTTGGCGCGTTCGTGACCAGCTCGGGGTCGGCGTAGATGTAGCGGGCCTCGACGCTGTGCGCGAGCACCGCGCCCGAGCTGTCCAGGATGCTGCCGCGCGGCGCGGGCAGCGTCACGTCGGTGAGCCGGTTCTGCCGCTGCTCCATCAGGCTCTGCGCGGACGCGGGCGTCTCGACGACCTGGAGCACGACCAGCCGTACCCCGATCGTCGCGAACAGCGCGAGCGCCAGCACGGTGCCGAGCCGCAGCCGCCGGGTGCT belongs to Amorphoplanes digitatis and includes:
- the mraY gene encoding phospho-N-acetylmuramoyl-pentapeptide-transferase, yielding MRAVIVAAAVAFIISLFGTPVAIRVFTALKAGQPIRTLGPASHQGKKGTPTMGGVAFIVATVLAYVAGHIALTTLPTEQIAQVQPTMTALVLLGLFVFCGAVGFLDDFLKVRKRHSGGLSAKGKLLGQLLVGGGLGIAALYVPSTNKQTVASEHISFIRDISFLDVGKVGSVLIFVFVIMAMSNGVNLTDGLDGLATGASILVLGAYSLIGFWQYRHWCGDDTYARTADYCYQVRDPLEVALIAAAAAGACVGFLWWNTSPARIFMGDTGALGLGGLIGGLAMATRTTLLSIIIGGLFVIITMSVVIQIISFKTTGKRVFRMSPLQHHFELAGWSEVNIVVRFWIVAGICTAIGLGLFYSDFLAVMG
- a CDS encoding UDP-N-acetylmuramoyl-L-alanyl-D-glutamate--2,6-diaminopimelate ligase encodes the protein MSGIPRPQTVRPRGLADLAALIGARLTGGDVEVTGVTHASNEVRPGDLYAALPGARRHGAEFVAAAAEAGAVAVLTDPAGRDAAVAAGLPVLVADDPREVLGVAASRIYGDPTERLTVIGLTGTAGKTSTAYLVESGLRAAGLTTGLIGTVETRLGDLVVRSVRTTPEATDLHAILAAALERGVTAVVMEVSSHALAMGRVGGVRFAVGGYTNFGLDHLDFHADAEDYFAAKAKLFDGRCRAEVLNADEPALAPLRRPATLTYSAAGDRSATWSASDIAGDAFGQTFTAHGPGGAVRAGVALPGRHNVANALLALASLTAAGIDPQVAADGIAACKGVPGRLERVDSPGEVFGVVDYAHKPDAIVAALAALRELATARHGRLICVIGAGGDRDTGKRPLMGAAAARGSDLVIVTDDNPRTEDPAGIRAAVRQGAEGAGGPAKIIEVAGRRAAIDEAVRLAGPGDVVAVLGKGHERGQEVNGQVLPFDDRIELTAALAARPDGAA
- a CDS encoding FtsW/RodA/SpoVE family cell cycle protein — translated: MGEEKPDARPTVIVSPAATAPAARPRSLSQQLLPAVHGLLARPLSSYYLLIASSGLLLLIGLTMVFSATSVKAYAEDGNAFSAIRNQLLFAALGLFGFWVFQRLPSGTLRFLGKYVLGLAVVLLAVLDLLMALKAVDLVDKPRLGPVHAELLWLYVGPVGVQPSEFAKLGVVLWGADIIARKGASLGYWRELAMPLFPIVGLLFVLVGYNDLGTMLVVLALIIGLLWAAGVRLRVFAALGVLGFSGIGLLIAAASRGAGSGAEGEENYRLLRLTTFLRPPDECSLGPCYQLLQGRSAIHEGGWFGVGLGKGALKWNWLPAADNDFIYAVVAEELGVVGCVVILALFAVLAYTGFRIARRVQDPFRRLVATAITTWLVAQAVINIGGVVGLLPITGLPLPFISAGGSALVVTLSAIGMLASFARAEPDAARALHARPPARWVRLVWAPLPPLPPPRRPGPSRPTAQKKGGRTPANAGGERRR
- a CDS encoding UDP-N-acetylmuramoyl-tripeptide--D-alanyl-D-alanine ligase — its product is MIRMTLDEIAAITGGRLVNADPAAVVTGPVEYDNRALLPGGLFVAFAGEKVDGHDFAGAAIEAGAAGVLGTRDTGRPGIVVEDPLRALAALASVVVSRLPELTIVGLTGSSGKTTTKDYIGQLLGRLGETVAPAGSLNNELGFPYTVLKATTATRFLVLEMGARGIGHIRYLTDMAGPRIGVVLNVGAAHIGEFGSVEGTARAKGELVEALSEDGVAVLNADDPLVAAMAARTSARVVSVGEAAEATVRAVDVTLDDRGRAAYTLVTPAGSAPVRLAVTGRHQVGNTLAAAAVALEAGMAPAAVAAALGEVGIVSGRRMDVFDRADGVTVIDDSYNANPSSTAAALHALAALGQGRRTVAVLGYMAELGEHDAAGHQEVGRLAAVLGVDRLIAVAGNAAPILAGAATEPAWKGEAVLAADQAEAVAVLRADLRPGDVVLVKGSRYRTWEVADALRADAAGEEVGP
- a CDS encoding peptidoglycan D,D-transpeptidase FtsI family protein; amino-acid sequence: MSPRADETPRRGREPRRGASRDLPQADDSGREDDRTRGFGGIGDARAYTPRGRTVREGDQRTRSPRAARDTDPFRPALQVLDGGRPARTRRREPEEAPPPPQRRGREERDAREPKGRTARGTTRAVPAEDDEWDDTPRRPGRTTAGAARTRSTANPRRGAAARTEPGARTGRERKVAAPPGPRRGTAGRAAKAAPPARPASRRPAPPVPAEPPKLANSTRRLRLGTVLALALFATIGVRLVVLQVVETPASAQSLMEQRQNRLTDVTLPAPRGSILDSSGAVLAHSVEARYIYADPELVTNAPTTAAKLSPLLGVPSSRLVALMAKKKRPGGGASRFEYLARGVDIAVADRITGMKLPGIGSDRDERRDVPGADLAANLIGFTGEDHFGLEGIEARYDDLLRGTDGKRVFERGNPDVNKGMLAKEIPGGYSSYRPAAPGSSIQLTIERDLQFEVQRILSRQMERVNATIGAAVVIDVRNGEVLAQASYPPYNAAKPFDFKPTEREDVASSVIADPGSTHKAFTIGAALQEGVITPDSTVTVGPGLILGGKPFADTHRFEAGTKLTIPGVLAYSSNIGTIRIAQKLGKEKLYEYQRRFGLGEATNEGMPGEAGGRLLTPDEWSGSAWGSVPIGMSVDATLIQMAAGYAAIANNGTYIQPRLIKATISGKDGSVTPAPPPVTREVLSPEVASQLRTMMESVVDAKGGTGGRAAVAGYRVSGKTGTGKMLVEGQYTKHNAGSFIGMAPADNPRFVIGVFADVPDGTGGDVAAPAFSEMMASALRHHLVPPSGTDPPTFKLKQ